One part of the Vitis riparia cultivar Riparia Gloire de Montpellier isolate 1030 chromosome 15, EGFV_Vit.rip_1.0, whole genome shotgun sequence genome encodes these proteins:
- the LOC117932205 gene encoding protein transport protein Sec61 subunit beta-like, translating to MVQNGAAPPRGSAAAAASLRRRRTTSGATAGGASGNMLQFYTDDAPGLKISPNVVLVMSIGFIAFVAILHVMGKLYFVRKEA from the coding sequence ATGGTTCAAAATGGAGCAGCTCCCCCAAGAGGAAGTGCAGCAGCTGCTGCCAGCCTTAGGAGGAGGAGGACAACAAGTGGTGCGACTGCTGGAGGTGCCAGTGGGAACATGCTGCAGTTTTACACAGATGATGCCCCTGGGCTCAAGATTTCTCCCAATGTTGTACTTGTCATGAGCATTGGTTTTATAGCTTTTGTTGCCATTCTCCATGTCATGGGCAAGCTCTACTTTGTCCGGAAAGAGGCCTAA